Proteins from a single region of Streptomyces spinoverrucosus:
- a CDS encoding 4-carboxy-4-hydroxy-2-oxoadipate aldolase/oxaloacetate decarboxylase codes for MSGVVVTNPPKADAKDVEALAGYGVATVSEAMGRTGLLGTELRPIQQGIRVAGTAVTVIGWPGDNLMIHAAVEQCGDGDILVVTTTSPSTDGMFGELFATALRQRGVRGLVINAGVRDTQELREMGFPAWARAVSAQGTVKATGGSVNVPVAIGGQVVRPGDVILADDDGVVVVPRERARETVAKSEAREAKEARSRAAFLDGELGLDRYGLRDTLKRLGVEYVSYEEYAGEGTGS; via the coding sequence ATGAGCGGCGTGGTCGTCACCAACCCGCCGAAGGCGGACGCGAAGGACGTCGAGGCGCTGGCCGGCTACGGCGTGGCCACCGTCAGCGAGGCGATGGGCCGCACCGGACTGCTCGGCACCGAACTGCGCCCGATACAGCAGGGGATCAGGGTCGCCGGCACCGCCGTCACGGTGATCGGCTGGCCCGGCGACAACCTCATGATCCACGCCGCCGTGGAGCAGTGCGGCGACGGCGACATCCTGGTCGTCACCACCACTTCCCCCTCGACTGACGGCATGTTCGGCGAGCTGTTCGCGACCGCGCTGCGGCAGCGGGGCGTGCGGGGGCTGGTCATCAACGCGGGCGTCCGGGACACCCAGGAGCTGCGCGAGATGGGCTTCCCCGCCTGGGCGCGGGCGGTCTCCGCGCAGGGCACAGTGAAGGCCACCGGCGGCTCGGTCAACGTGCCGGTCGCCATCGGCGGCCAGGTCGTGCGCCCGGGTGACGTGATCCTCGCCGACGACGACGGCGTGGTCGTCGTACCGCGCGAACGCGCCCGCGAGACGGTGGCGAAGTCCGAGGCCCGGGAGGCGAAGGAGGCCAGGTCCCGCGCCGCGTTCCTGGACGGCGAACTCGGCCTGGACCGCTACGGGCTGCGGGACACGCTCAAGCGCCTCGGCGTCGAGTACGTCTCCTACGAGGAGTACGCCGGCGAAGGGACGGGCTCGTGA
- a CDS encoding LacI family DNA-binding transcriptional regulator, translating into MRPPTIRDVAEHAGVSKSLVSLVLRGSEQVRPEKREAVLRAVRELGYRPNAAARSLSEQRTRTVGVLLHDLRNPWYVDLLDGLNSLLHAGGLHMLLADARLNRRTGQDPTGPFQNLGVDGLVVVGTLPDPAALGPVAERIPVVLAGAREPVPPGVDVVAGDDEKGARLVTEHLIGLGHRRIAHIAGYGAVGDLRRRGFEATMREHGLADLAVVEPSDMTEEGGYRGTVRLLSRPDRPTAVFAVNDIAGVGALSAAGELGLRVPHELSVAGYDNTSISRLRHLWLTTVDNAGHEVGRRAARCLLDRLEAAGGEGRLRLAVPTLEIRGTTAAVTD; encoded by the coding sequence ATGAGACCGCCGACGATCCGTGACGTGGCCGAGCACGCCGGCGTGTCCAAGTCCCTGGTCTCGCTGGTCCTGCGCGGCTCCGAGCAGGTGCGGCCCGAGAAACGGGAGGCCGTGCTGCGGGCCGTGCGCGAACTGGGCTACCGGCCGAACGCCGCCGCCCGCAGCCTCAGCGAACAGCGCACCCGCACGGTCGGCGTCCTGCTGCACGACCTGCGCAATCCCTGGTACGTCGACCTGCTCGACGGGCTGAACTCCCTGCTGCACGCGGGCGGTCTGCACATGCTGCTCGCGGACGCCCGCCTCAACCGCCGTACCGGGCAGGACCCCACCGGCCCCTTCCAGAACCTCGGCGTCGACGGCCTGGTCGTGGTCGGCACACTGCCGGATCCGGCGGCGCTCGGTCCGGTCGCCGAGCGGATACCCGTGGTGCTGGCCGGCGCCCGCGAACCCGTACCGCCCGGGGTGGACGTGGTCGCGGGCGACGACGAGAAGGGCGCGCGGCTCGTCACGGAGCACCTCATCGGCCTCGGACACCGCCGCATCGCGCACATCGCGGGCTACGGCGCCGTCGGCGACCTGCGGCGGCGCGGCTTCGAGGCGACGATGCGCGAGCACGGCCTGGCCGACCTGGCCGTGGTGGAGCCGAGCGACATGACGGAGGAGGGCGGCTACCGCGGCACCGTCCGGCTGCTCAGCCGCCCCGACCGGCCCACCGCCGTCTTCGCGGTCAACGACATCGCCGGCGTCGGCGCGCTGTCGGCGGCCGGGGAGTTGGGACTGCGGGTCCCGCACGAGCTGTCGGTGGCCGGTTACGACAACACCAGCATCTCCCGGCTGCGCCACCTGTGGCTCACCACCGTCGACAACGCGGGCCACGAGGTCGGCCGCCGGGCCGCCCGCTGTCTGCTCGACCGGCTGGAGGCCGCCGGGGGAGAGGGACGGCTCCGACTCGCCGTGCCGACGCTGGAGATCCGCGGCACGACGGCCGCCGTCACTGATTGA
- a CDS encoding PIG-L deacetylase family protein gives MTHANAPAAAPRSTLVVTAHAGDFVWRAGGAIALAAARGERVTIACLTFGERGESAKAWREGRQLDEIKAIRRDEAERAAATLGAEVRFFDAGDYPLIATPELTDQLVEVYRETQPDVVLTHPTEDPYNGDHPAANRMALEARVLAQAIGYPGKGEIIGAPPVFYFEPHQPEMSGFRPEVLLDITEVWETKRKAMECLAAQQHLWDYYTDLAVRRGVQLKRNAGPNLGLAHKTMAEAYMRPYPQIAKELA, from the coding sequence ATGACGCATGCCAACGCGCCCGCCGCAGCACCACGTTCGACGCTCGTCGTCACCGCGCACGCAGGCGACTTCGTCTGGCGGGCGGGCGGTGCCATCGCCCTGGCCGCCGCCCGCGGCGAGCGGGTCACCATCGCCTGCCTCACCTTCGGCGAGCGCGGCGAGTCCGCCAAGGCGTGGCGCGAGGGCAGGCAGCTGGACGAGATCAAGGCGATCCGCCGGGACGAGGCCGAGCGCGCCGCCGCCACCCTCGGCGCCGAGGTCCGCTTCTTCGACGCCGGCGACTACCCCCTGATCGCCACCCCCGAACTCACCGACCAGCTGGTGGAGGTCTACCGCGAGACCCAGCCGGACGTCGTCCTCACCCACCCCACCGAGGACCCGTACAACGGCGACCACCCGGCCGCCAACCGCATGGCTCTCGAAGCCCGCGTGCTCGCCCAGGCCATCGGCTACCCCGGCAAGGGCGAGATCATCGGCGCCCCGCCGGTCTTCTACTTCGAGCCGCACCAGCCGGAGATGAGCGGCTTCCGGCCCGAGGTGCTCCTCGACATCACCGAGGTGTGGGAGACCAAGCGCAAGGCCATGGAGTGCCTCGCCGCCCAGCAGCACCTGTGGGACTACTACACCGACCTCGCCGTCCGCCGCGGCGTCCAGCTCAAGCGCAACGCGGGCCCCAACCTGGGCCTCGCGCACAAGACCATGGCCGAGGCCTACATGCGCCCCTACCCGCAGATCGCCAAGGAGCTGGCATGA
- a CDS encoding cupin domain-containing protein: MNHSFALHIPDAELEPEPLDPAQIVSGTPEVTGKVVWESEDGRQVRGIWQITPGVVTDTEADELFVVISGSATIEVADGPTLRVGPGDMAVLREGDRTTWTVHETLRKAYAINQ, translated from the coding sequence ATGAACCACAGCTTCGCTCTCCACATCCCCGACGCCGAGCTCGAACCGGAGCCGCTCGACCCGGCACAGATCGTCTCCGGTACGCCCGAGGTGACCGGGAAGGTGGTCTGGGAGTCGGAGGACGGACGTCAGGTCCGGGGCATCTGGCAGATCACGCCGGGTGTCGTGACCGACACCGAGGCCGACGAGCTGTTCGTGGTGATCAGCGGGTCGGCGACGATCGAGGTGGCGGACGGGCCGACGTTGCGTGTCGGGCCCGGTGACATGGCCGTACTGCGCGAGGGCGACCGCACGACGTGGACCGTGCACGAGACGCTGCGCAAGGCGTACGCGATCAATCAGTGA
- a CDS encoding GntR family transcriptional regulator, producing the protein MPKEARPSTGEQAKQLALTQLRQAILGGEMAPAQRLVENELAEQFGVTRASIRAALIDLEAQGLVERIRNRGSRVRVVTVDEAVAITECRMVLEGLCAAKAAVAAGDEQLDELTDLGTAMTKAVADGEPVTYSDLNHELHARIREFSGQHTAVELLERLNAQLVRHRFQLALRPGRPQQSLNEHLAMIEAIRARDPKAAEEAVRAHLYSVIQALRD; encoded by the coding sequence ATGCCGAAAGAAGCCCGTCCGAGCACCGGAGAGCAGGCCAAACAGCTCGCGCTCACGCAGCTGAGGCAGGCGATCCTGGGCGGCGAGATGGCACCGGCGCAGCGGCTGGTGGAGAACGAACTCGCCGAGCAGTTCGGTGTGACCCGGGCGAGCATCCGGGCGGCGCTGATCGATCTGGAGGCACAGGGCCTGGTCGAGCGGATCCGCAACCGCGGCTCGCGGGTGCGGGTGGTGACCGTGGACGAAGCGGTCGCCATCACCGAGTGCCGCATGGTCCTGGAAGGACTCTGCGCGGCGAAGGCGGCCGTCGCGGCCGGCGACGAGCAGCTGGACGAACTGACCGACCTCGGCACGGCCATGACCAAGGCCGTGGCCGACGGCGAGCCGGTGACCTACTCCGACCTCAACCACGAACTGCACGCCCGGATCCGGGAGTTCTCCGGCCAGCACACGGCCGTGGAGCTGCTGGAGCGACTCAACGCCCAACTGGTACGCCACCGCTTCCAGTTGGCGCTCCGGCCGGGGCGTCCGCAGCAGTCCCTGAACGAGCATCTGGCGATGATCGAGGCGATCAGGGCCAGGGACCCGAAGGCGGCCGAGGAGGCCGTCCGCGCCCACCTCTACAGCGTGATCCAAGCGTTGCGTGACTGA
- a CDS encoding 4-oxalomesaconate tautomerase, protein MTFEAVPCLLMRGGTSKGAYFLADDLPADPAARDDLLLRIMGSPDPRQIDGLGGAHPLTSKVAVVSPSPDPDADVDYLFLQVAVDKPEVTDRQNCGNILAGIGPFAVERGLVPAGEERTSVRIRMLNTGDHATATFPTPGGRVDYTGDAEISGVPGGAAAVLIEFPPGTGPLLPTGNVRDEIHGVPVTCVDNGMPTVLVEAAALKVTGHESPAELEADEELADRLREVRLAAGELMGLGDVSETTVPKVTLLAAPRDGGAVCTRTFIPVRCHPSIGVLGAASVAAGLRIEGGVGANLAELPADSDRLRIEHPSGFMDIEVSLGGDTGGLVSARRTAVVRTARKIFDGTVFPRAAAQPLGGRG, encoded by the coding sequence GTGACGTTCGAGGCGGTGCCGTGTCTGCTGATGCGGGGCGGCACCTCCAAGGGCGCCTACTTCCTCGCCGACGACCTGCCCGCCGACCCGGCCGCACGCGACGACCTGCTCCTGCGGATCATGGGCAGCCCCGACCCCCGCCAGATCGACGGGCTCGGCGGAGCCCACCCGCTCACCAGCAAGGTGGCGGTCGTGTCGCCCTCACCCGACCCGGACGCCGACGTCGACTACCTGTTCCTGCAAGTCGCCGTCGACAAGCCTGAGGTGACTGACCGTCAGAACTGCGGGAACATCCTCGCCGGGATCGGCCCGTTCGCCGTCGAGCGCGGGCTGGTCCCGGCGGGGGAGGAGCGGACCTCCGTACGGATCCGGATGCTCAACACCGGCGACCACGCCACGGCGACCTTCCCCACGCCGGGCGGCCGCGTCGACTACACCGGCGACGCCGAGATCTCCGGCGTGCCGGGCGGCGCGGCGGCCGTGCTGATCGAGTTCCCGCCCGGCACCGGACCGCTGCTGCCCACCGGCAACGTCCGCGACGAGATCCACGGCGTCCCCGTGACCTGCGTGGACAACGGCATGCCGACCGTGCTGGTCGAGGCCGCCGCGCTGAAGGTCACCGGCCATGAGTCGCCCGCCGAGCTGGAGGCCGACGAGGAGCTGGCCGACCGGCTGCGGGAGGTCCGACTGGCGGCGGGGGAGTTGATGGGTCTGGGTGACGTGTCGGAGACGACCGTGCCCAAGGTGACGCTGCTCGCCGCGCCGCGCGACGGCGGCGCGGTCTGCACCCGCACCTTCATCCCCGTGCGCTGCCACCCGTCGATCGGTGTGCTCGGGGCGGCCAGTGTGGCCGCCGGCCTGCGGATCGAAGGCGGCGTCGGTGCGAACCTCGCGGAGCTGCCCGCCGACAGCGACCGCCTTCGTATCGAACACCCCTCCGGATTCATGGACATCGAGGTCAGCCTCGGCGGCGACACCGGAGGACTTGTCTCCGCCCGTCGCACGGCCGTGGTCCGTACCGCTCGCAAGATCTTCGACGGCACCGTGTTCCCCAGGGCCGCCGCACAACCCCTTGGAGGTCGAGGATGA
- a CDS encoding VOC family protein, which translates to MTPPLGDIAHVGHAQLFTPDLDASVAFFTDYLGLTVNGQHGDTVHLRTFDDYEHHSLVLTARDRPGLGRLALRTSSEEALQRRVKAAEEAGRPGHWTEDEPGLGKLYVTTDPDGHEHALYWESEHYRAPDELKPALKNQPQAKPNRGVGVRRLDHVNFLAADVLANAEFQQQVLGARPTEQIRLDSGRIAARWLTFTNKSYDVVYTEDWTGSNGRLHHIAFATDTREDILRAADLAIDTGVFIETGPHKHAIQQTFFLYVYEPGGNRIELCNPLTRLVLAPDWPLITWTEAERAKGQAWGLRTIESFHTHGTPPVG; encoded by the coding sequence ATGACCCCGCCGCTCGGCGACATCGCCCATGTCGGGCACGCGCAGCTGTTCACGCCGGACCTGGACGCCAGCGTCGCCTTCTTCACCGACTACCTCGGCCTCACGGTCAACGGTCAGCACGGCGACACCGTCCACCTGCGCACCTTCGACGACTACGAGCACCACAGCCTGGTCCTCACCGCCCGCGACCGGCCCGGCCTCGGCCGGCTCGCCCTGCGCACCTCCAGCGAGGAGGCCCTCCAGCGCCGGGTGAAGGCGGCCGAGGAGGCCGGCCGCCCCGGCCACTGGACCGAGGACGAACCCGGCCTCGGCAAGCTGTACGTCACCACCGACCCGGACGGCCACGAGCACGCCCTGTACTGGGAGAGCGAGCACTACCGGGCACCCGACGAGCTGAAACCCGCGCTGAAGAACCAGCCGCAGGCCAAGCCCAACCGGGGCGTCGGCGTACGCCGCCTGGACCACGTCAACTTCCTCGCCGCCGACGTGCTCGCCAACGCCGAGTTCCAGCAACAGGTGCTCGGCGCCCGCCCCACCGAGCAGATCCGGCTCGACTCCGGGCGTATCGCGGCCCGTTGGCTGACCTTCACCAACAAGTCGTACGACGTCGTCTACACCGAGGACTGGACGGGGTCGAACGGCCGGCTGCACCACATCGCCTTCGCCACCGACACCCGCGAGGACATCCTGCGCGCCGCCGATCTCGCCATCGACACCGGCGTGTTCATCGAGACGGGCCCGCACAAACACGCCATCCAGCAGACGTTCTTCCTCTACGTCTACGAGCCGGGCGGCAACCGTATCGAGCTGTGCAACCCGCTCACCCGGCTGGTGCTGGCGCCCGACTGGCCGCTGATCACCTGGACCGAGGCCGAGCGGGCCAAGGGGCAGGCGTGGGGGCTGAGGACCATCGAGTCGTTCCACACGCACGGGACCCCGCCGGTGGGCTGA